One Spinacia oleracea cultivar Varoflay chromosome 4, BTI_SOV_V1, whole genome shotgun sequence DNA segment encodes these proteins:
- the LOC110788673 gene encoding uncharacterized protein isoform X1 produces the protein MILEISQYLENYLWHSFDSETASFEHDMSMILMINEKFRENVAAWVCFHDRKDVFKAFLESVLRLKDQPCRGIYMTGNSLIGAAIKAPRITSKNLTSDIDMDEQTKSARDTLLQRALSSKGSDTNWIEPSMVFTSGN, from the exons ATGATTCTAGAGATTAGTCAGTATTTGGAGAATTATCTTTGGCATTCTTTTGATTCGGAAACTGCTAGTTTTGAGCATGATATGTCGATGATACTTATGATTAATGAGAAG TTTAGAGAGAATGTGGCAGCTTGGGTGTGTTTTCATGATAGGAAAGATGTGTTCAAGGCATTTTTGGAGAGTGTTCTTCGGCTTAAAGATCAG cCTTGCAGGGGAATTTATATGACTGGGAATAGTTTGATTGGTGCAGCAATCAAAGCTCCTAGAATCACCTCCAAAAATCTCACATCAG ACATTGACATGGATGAGCAAACAAAAAGTGCTAGAGATACACTACTGCAAAGAGCATTGTCCTCAAAAGGTTCGGATACAAATTGGATCGAGCCATCAATGGTTTTTACGAGTGGAAATTAA
- the LOC110788673 gene encoding uncharacterized protein isoform X2, producing the protein MILEISQYLENYLWHSFDSETASFEHDMSMILMINEKFRENVAAWVCFHDRKDVFKAFLESVLRLKDQPCRGIYMTGNSLIGAAIKAPRITSKNLTSESSIQTYARSPPMKRYLVM; encoded by the exons ATGATTCTAGAGATTAGTCAGTATTTGGAGAATTATCTTTGGCATTCTTTTGATTCGGAAACTGCTAGTTTTGAGCATGATATGTCGATGATACTTATGATTAATGAGAAG TTTAGAGAGAATGTGGCAGCTTGGGTGTGTTTTCATGATAGGAAAGATGTGTTCAAGGCATTTTTGGAGAGTGTTCTTCGGCTTAAAGATCAG cCTTGCAGGGGAATTTATATGACTGGGAATAGTTTGATTGGTGCAGCAATCAAAGCTCCTAGAATCACCTCCAAAAATCTCACATCAG AGTCATCCATCCAAACTTATGCTCGCAGTCCACCGATGAAGAGATATCTTGTGATGTAG
- the LOC110788673 gene encoding uncharacterized protein isoform X3 codes for MILEISQYLENYLWHSFDSETASFEHDMSMILMINEKFRENVAAWVCFHDRKDVFKAFLESVLRLKDQPCRGIYMTGNSLIGAAIKAPRITSKNLTSVHR; via the exons ATGATTCTAGAGATTAGTCAGTATTTGGAGAATTATCTTTGGCATTCTTTTGATTCGGAAACTGCTAGTTTTGAGCATGATATGTCGATGATACTTATGATTAATGAGAAG TTTAGAGAGAATGTGGCAGCTTGGGTGTGTTTTCATGATAGGAAAGATGTGTTCAAGGCATTTTTGGAGAGTGTTCTTCGGCTTAAAGATCAG cCTTGCAGGGGAATTTATATGACTGGGAATAGTTTGATTGGTGCAGCAATCAAAGCTCCTAGAATCACCTCCAAAAATCTCACATCAG TCCACCGATGA
- the LOC110788716 gene encoding uncharacterized protein — translation MASYHTRSFSFPSNSHPVADELDAQLSRLRSSQAASTSSLTSKLSGLNDLYKCVEEFLQLPQNQKTVSQSQGENVVEQVLDGSLRLLDIVSTSRDVLALSKERLQDIQSVLRRRCSGEIDITNELSEYLKTRKASKKIIKKCLKDINAVDKTNESIAIESMLKDVQTLTVDIFKSLLSYISGSQKSSWSFSKLIRQGSDKEAATSISDFEAVDATLSQKNKANVDMSQLVKLESEIQEIDEVLEILFRHLIKTRATLLNVLSN, via the coding sequence ATGGCTTCTTACCACACTCGATCTTTCAGTTTCCCCTCAAACTCTCACCCAGTTGCTGATGAGTTGGATGCACAATTGAGCAGATTGAGATCTTCTCAAGCTGCTTCAACTTCATCCCTCACCAGCAAACTTAGCGGCCTAAATGATTTATACAAGTGTGTTGAAGAGTTTCTTCAACTACCCCAAAATCAGAAAACCGTATCTCAATCTCAAGGTGAAAATGTAGTTGAGCAAGTGTTGGATGGATCTCTTAGACTACTTGACATCGTTTCAACATCTCGAGATGTCTTGGCACTTTCAAAGGAAAGACTCCAAGACATACAATCAGTGCTACGAAGAAGGTGTAGTGGTGAAATTGACATTACTAATGAATTATCTGAGTACCTAAAAACACGTAAAGCATCCAAGAAGATTATCAAGAAGTGTTTGAAAGATATCAATGCAGTTGACAAAACTAACGAGTCTATTGCCATCGAGAGCATGCTTAAAGATGTGCAAACATTGACAGTTGATATCTTTAAGTCTTTGTTATCCTACATCAGCGGATCACAGAAAAGTAGCTGGTCTTTCTCAAAACTTATTCGCCAAGGATCTGACAAGGAAGCAGCAACATCCATCAGTGACTTTGAAGCTGTTGATGCTACTCTTAGCCAGAAAAACAAAGCTAATGTCGACATGTCACAATTGGTGAAATTGGAATCCGAAATCCAAGAAATTGATGAAGTGTTGGAAATCTTGTTTAGGCATCTGATTAAGACAAGAGCAACTCTTCTCAATGTCCTTAGTAATTAG